Proteins encoded within one genomic window of Alteribacter populi:
- the secA gene encoding preprotein translocase subunit SecA, which produces MLGLLKKVIGDTDQRQLKKWQKTVDQIEELGEDMKKLSDDDLRKKTDEFKTRYQGGESLDDLLPEAFAVVREGSTRALKMRHFNVQLLGGVCLHKGDISEMKTGEGKTLVATLAVYLNALTGKGVHVITVNEYLVRRDSTEMGKLYEFLGLTVGLNISGMSKDEKREAYNCDVLYGTNNEFGFDYLRDNMVLYKEQMVQRPLHFAIVDEVDSILIDEARTPLIISGSAEKSTQLYTAANSFVRMLKEEEDYTYDEKTKNVQMTDEGVSKAERAFNIDNLFDQAHVQLNHHINQALKAHVVMKRDDDYVVDDGEVAIIDQFTGRIMKGRRYSDGLHQAIEAKEGLEIKRESMTMASITFQNYFRMYEKLAGMTGTAKTEEEEFRNIYGMNVIAIPTNEPIAREDRPDLIYKTMDAKFKAIVEKIKELNEKGQPVLVGTVSVDTSELLSAMLKKRGVRHNVLNAKNHEREAEIIENAGRQRGVTIATNMAGRGTDIKLGDGVTELGGLYVLGTERHESRRIDNQLRGRSGRQGDPGMSQFYLSLEDVLMRRFGSENMRNMMEKLGLEEDQPIESKLVSRAVEQAQKRVEGNNFDARKQLLQYDDVMREQRDIIYEQRNEVLEAENLKPIVEKMTESTIERNVQLYTPADDVPEDWNLQGIVDYINATVLDEVEIAEKDIKGLEPEEIVELIVDKVSDEYKRREEKFTPERMREFEKVILLRTVDSKWTSHIDQMDQLRQGIHLRAYGQNDPLREYKFEGFEMFEQMVASIEENVAKYIMKAQIETNLERKPVAEGKAVHKSAGNQQTEEKKKRTPYIKAETTGRNDPCPCGSGKKYKNCHG; this is translated from the coding sequence ATGCTAGGTTTATTGAAAAAGGTCATTGGTGATACCGATCAACGCCAATTAAAAAAATGGCAAAAAACAGTTGATCAAATTGAAGAGCTTGGAGAGGATATGAAAAAACTCTCCGACGACGATTTACGAAAGAAAACAGATGAATTCAAAACACGTTATCAGGGAGGCGAATCATTAGACGATTTACTTCCGGAAGCATTTGCTGTTGTACGAGAAGGCTCTACCCGTGCCCTGAAAATGCGCCACTTTAACGTGCAATTGCTTGGGGGCGTTTGTCTCCATAAAGGCGATATTAGCGAAATGAAAACCGGGGAAGGTAAAACGCTCGTCGCCACTCTAGCGGTATATTTAAACGCCCTTACCGGAAAAGGAGTTCACGTAATCACAGTGAACGAATACCTCGTACGGAGAGACTCCACAGAAATGGGCAAGCTCTATGAATTTTTAGGGTTAACAGTCGGCCTAAACATAAGCGGCATGAGTAAAGACGAAAAACGAGAGGCATACAACTGTGATGTTCTTTATGGAACTAACAATGAATTCGGTTTCGACTATTTACGTGACAACATGGTTCTATACAAAGAACAAATGGTACAGCGCCCACTTCATTTTGCCATCGTCGATGAAGTCGACTCCATTCTCATTGACGAAGCACGTACACCGCTTATCATTTCCGGCTCCGCAGAAAAGTCAACCCAGCTCTATACAGCCGCGAACTCCTTCGTTCGTATGCTAAAAGAAGAGGAAGACTACACATACGATGAAAAAACAAAAAATGTCCAAATGACTGACGAAGGGGTAAGTAAAGCAGAACGCGCTTTTAATATTGACAACCTTTTCGATCAAGCGCATGTACAATTGAATCATCATATTAATCAGGCGTTAAAAGCTCACGTTGTTATGAAAAGAGACGATGACTATGTTGTAGATGACGGTGAAGTTGCCATCATTGACCAATTTACAGGCCGTATAATGAAAGGCCGCCGCTATAGTGACGGACTTCATCAAGCAATCGAAGCAAAAGAAGGGCTCGAAATTAAACGTGAAAGCATGACGATGGCATCCATTACATTCCAGAACTACTTCCGTATGTATGAAAAGCTTGCTGGGATGACAGGTACTGCGAAAACGGAGGAAGAAGAGTTTCGTAATATCTACGGTATGAATGTTATCGCAATTCCAACGAACGAACCCATCGCACGTGAAGACCGTCCCGACTTAATTTACAAAACGATGGACGCAAAATTCAAAGCGATTGTAGAAAAAATTAAAGAACTTAATGAAAAAGGTCAGCCGGTTCTGGTCGGTACGGTCAGTGTCGATACATCTGAGCTTTTATCTGCGATGCTTAAAAAGCGCGGAGTACGTCATAACGTGTTAAACGCGAAAAACCATGAAAGAGAAGCGGAAATTATTGAAAATGCCGGGCGCCAGCGTGGGGTTACAATTGCAACGAATATGGCCGGCCGTGGTACAGATATTAAACTCGGCGACGGTGTAACAGAATTGGGCGGACTTTACGTTCTTGGTACAGAACGTCACGAATCCCGTCGTATTGATAACCAGCTACGAGGGCGTTCCGGTCGTCAAGGTGACCCGGGGATGTCACAATTTTACCTTTCATTAGAAGACGTGTTAATGCGCCGCTTCGGTAGTGAAAACATGCGGAATATGATGGAGAAACTCGGTCTTGAAGAAGACCAGCCGATCGAAAGTAAACTCGTTTCCCGTGCCGTTGAACAAGCACAAAAACGAGTAGAAGGAAATAACTTTGATGCCCGTAAACAATTGCTGCAATATGATGACGTTATGCGCGAACAACGTGACATTATTTATGAACAACGAAACGAAGTGCTTGAGGCAGAGAACCTAAAACCAATTGTTGAAAAAATGACCGAGTCGACAATCGAACGTAACGTTCAACTATACACACCAGCAGATGATGTGCCAGAAGACTGGAATCTTCAAGGAATTGTCGATTATATTAATGCGACAGTTTTAGACGAGGTAGAAATTGCTGAAAAGGACATTAAAGGTCTTGAGCCTGAAGAAATCGTTGAATTAATTGTGGACAAAGTTAGTGACGAGTATAAGCGACGTGAAGAAAAATTCACTCCTGAACGTATGCGCGAGTTTGAAAAAGTCATTTTACTTCGTACGGTTGATTCAAAATGGACTTCTCACATTGACCAAATGGATCAACTTCGTCAAGGAATCCACTTACGCGCTTATGGTCAAAATGATCCGTTGCGTGAATATAAATTCGAAGGCTTCGAGATGTTTGAACAAATGGTTGCCTCTATTGAAGAAAATGTAGCCAAGTATATTATGAAAGCTCAAATCGAAACAAACCTTGAAAGAAAACCTGTAGCTGAAGGAAAAGCCGTTCACAAAAGTGCCGGAAATCAGCAGACAGAGGAGAAGAAGAAACGTACTCCGTATATTAAAGCAGAAACAACTGGCCGGAACGATCCTTGTCCATGTGGATCCGGGAAAAAGTATAAAAACTGCCACGGGTAA
- the hpf gene encoding ribosome hibernation-promoting factor, HPF/YfiA family: MNYNIRGENVEVTPALREYVEKKVGKLERYFDQTPSSDVHVKLQVLNNDQRVEVTIPMPRLLLRAEETHTDMYAAIDLVIEKLERQIRKHKTKVNRKFRSDDSLKYMFKNELEPTLEEVPEEPEYEEDEIDIVRTKRFDLKPMDAEEAVLQMDMLGHTFFVFSNSVSGGTNVVYKRKDGKYGLIESE; this comes from the coding sequence ATGAATTACAACATTCGAGGTGAAAACGTAGAGGTGACTCCCGCATTAAGGGAATACGTAGAAAAAAAGGTAGGCAAACTTGAAAGATATTTCGATCAGACTCCATCATCAGATGTGCATGTGAAATTACAAGTGTTAAACAATGACCAACGAGTGGAAGTTACCATTCCAATGCCAAGACTACTCCTTCGCGCAGAGGAAACGCACACAGACATGTACGCTGCAATTGACCTTGTAATTGAGAAATTAGAACGCCAAATCCGTAAGCATAAAACGAAAGTGAATCGTAAATTTCGTTCTGACGATAGTTTGAAGTATATGTTTAAAAACGAGCTGGAACCAACATTGGAAGAAGTTCCAGAAGAGCCGGAATATGAGGAGGATGAAATCGACATCGTTCGTACGAAACGTTTTGACCTAAAGCCGATGGATGCTGAAGAAGCTGTCTTGCAAATGGACATGCTCGGTCATACCTTCTTCGTCTTCTCAAACTCCGTAAGCGGTGGTACCAACGTTGTTTACAAACGCAAAGACGGAAAATACGGTTTAATCGAATCAGAATAA